From one Balaenoptera acutorostrata chromosome 6, mBalAcu1.1, whole genome shotgun sequence genomic stretch:
- the LOC103008831 gene encoding phospholipid-transporting ATPase ABCA1-like, whose translation MSLQLTSLWQRGEGHQITKRDMPCSVAEEEWTTTPVPKTITDLFRNGNWTMENPSPACQCSSDKIKKMLPVCPLGAGGLPPPQLCRVPDPVVRQQMEAPVVHQRSEAHHSTGSLVLSGTW comes from the exons ATGAGTCTGCAGCTTACAAGCCTATGGCAGCGGGGAGAGGGGCATCAAATAACCAAAAG AGACATGCCCTGCTCGGTGGCGGAGGAAGAGTGGACCACCACCCCAGTCCCCAAGACCATCACGGACCTCTTCCGAAACGGGAACTGGACGATGGAgaacccctcccctgcctgccaaTGTAGCAGCGACAAAATCAAGAAGATGCTGCCCGTGTgtcccctgggggctggggggctgcctCCTCCACAA CTTTGTCGTGTTCCTGATCCAGTGGTGCGTCAGCAAATGGAAGCACCTGTAGTTCATCAGCGGAGTGAAGCCCATCATTCTACTGGCTCTCTAGTTCTGTCTGGGACATGGTAA
- the LOC103005819 gene encoding protein NipSnap homolog 3A isoform X1: protein MLALGKSLTKALAARTLAPQVCSSFATGPRQYDGTFYEFRTYCVKPSKMNEFLENIKKNIHLQTAHSELVGSWSIEFGGRIDKVFHIWKYDNFAQQTEVRKALANDKEWREQLLIPILGLTDKQESEITYLVPWCKLEKPPKDGVYELVTFQMKPGGPALWGDAFRRAINAHVDLGYSKLVGVFHTEYGALNRVHVLWWNANADSRAAGRHQSHEDPRVVAAVRESVNYLVSQQNMLLIPTSYPPLE from the exons ATGCTTGCCCTCGGAAAGAGCCTGACTAAGGCTCTGGCCGCTCGGACCCTGGCGCCTCAG GTGTGTTCATCTTTTGCTACAGGCCCCAGACAATACGATGGAACATTCTATGAGTTTCGTACTTATTGCGTTAAACCTTCAAAGATGAATGAGTTTctggaaaatattaagaaaaacataCATCTTCAGACAGCTCACTCTGAATTGGTTGGATCCTGGAGTATAGAATTTGGAGGCAGGATTGATAAAGTGTTTCATATTTGGAAGTATG ACAATTTTGCTCAGCAAACTGAAGTTCGGAAAGCCTTGGCCAATGATAAGGAATGGCGAGAACAATTACTCATTCCAATTTTGGGTCTTACTGATAAACAAGAGAGTGAAATTACTTATCTGGTGCCATggtgcaaattagaaaaacctcCCAAAGACG GAGTCTACGAGCTGGTAACTTTTCAGATGAAACCTGGTGGGCCAGCTCTGTGGGGTGACGCATTTAGAAGAGCAATTAATGCCCATGTCGACCTAGGCTACTCAAAACTAGTTGGCGTTTTCCACACAGAATATGGAGCACTCAACAGAG TTCATGTTCTTTGGTGGAACGCGAATGCGGATAGCCGAGCAGCTGGGAGACACCAGTCTCATGAGGATCCCAGAGTTGTGGCAGCTG ttcggGAAAGTGTCAATTACCTAGTGTCTCAGCAAAATATGCTTCTGATTCCTACATCATATCCACCACTGGAATAG
- the LOC103005819 gene encoding protein NipSnap homolog 3A isoform X3 yields MLALGKSLTKALAARTLAPQVCSSFATGPRQYDGTFYEFRTYCVKPSKMNEFLENIKKNIHLQTAHSELVGSWSIEFGGRIDKVFHIWKYDNFAQQTEVRKALANDKEWREQLLIPILGLTDKQESEITYLVPWCKLEKPPKDGVYELVTFQMKPGGPALWGDAFRRAINAHVDLGYSKLVGVFHTEYGALNRGVYTEEIMRSRLVGFESQLHRLLTL; encoded by the exons ATGCTTGCCCTCGGAAAGAGCCTGACTAAGGCTCTGGCCGCTCGGACCCTGGCGCCTCAG GTGTGTTCATCTTTTGCTACAGGCCCCAGACAATACGATGGAACATTCTATGAGTTTCGTACTTATTGCGTTAAACCTTCAAAGATGAATGAGTTTctggaaaatattaagaaaaacataCATCTTCAGACAGCTCACTCTGAATTGGTTGGATCCTGGAGTATAGAATTTGGAGGCAGGATTGATAAAGTGTTTCATATTTGGAAGTATG ACAATTTTGCTCAGCAAACTGAAGTTCGGAAAGCCTTGGCCAATGATAAGGAATGGCGAGAACAATTACTCATTCCAATTTTGGGTCTTACTGATAAACAAGAGAGTGAAATTACTTATCTGGTGCCATggtgcaaattagaaaaacctcCCAAAGACG GAGTCTACGAGCTGGTAACTTTTCAGATGAAACCTGGTGGGCCAGCTCTGTGGGGTGACGCATTTAGAAGAGCAATTAATGCCCATGTCGACCTAGGCTACTCAAAACTAGTTGGCGTTTTCCACACAGAATATGGAGCACTCAACAGAG GAGTTTACACTGAGGAAATAATGAGATCCAGACTggttgggtttgaatcccagctccaccgcTTACTAACTTTGTGA
- the LOC103005819 gene encoding protein NipSnap homolog 3A isoform X2 — MLALGKSLTKALAARTLAPQVCSSFATGPRQYDGTFYEFRTYCVKPSKMNEFLENIKKNIHLQTAHSELVGSWSIEFGGRIDKVFHIWKYDNFAQQTEVRKALANDKEWREQLLIPILGLTDKQESEITYLVPWCKLEKPPKDGVYELVTFQMKPGGPALWGDAFRRAINAHVDLGYSKLVGVFHTEYGALNRVSATLIFFSASAKYSVFMFFGGTRMRIAEQLGDTSLMRIPELWQLFGKVSIT, encoded by the exons ATGCTTGCCCTCGGAAAGAGCCTGACTAAGGCTCTGGCCGCTCGGACCCTGGCGCCTCAG GTGTGTTCATCTTTTGCTACAGGCCCCAGACAATACGATGGAACATTCTATGAGTTTCGTACTTATTGCGTTAAACCTTCAAAGATGAATGAGTTTctggaaaatattaagaaaaacataCATCTTCAGACAGCTCACTCTGAATTGGTTGGATCCTGGAGTATAGAATTTGGAGGCAGGATTGATAAAGTGTTTCATATTTGGAAGTATG ACAATTTTGCTCAGCAAACTGAAGTTCGGAAAGCCTTGGCCAATGATAAGGAATGGCGAGAACAATTACTCATTCCAATTTTGGGTCTTACTGATAAACAAGAGAGTGAAATTACTTATCTGGTGCCATggtgcaaattagaaaaacctcCCAAAGACG GAGTCTACGAGCTGGTAACTTTTCAGATGAAACCTGGTGGGCCAGCTCTGTGGGGTGACGCATTTAGAAGAGCAATTAATGCCCATGTCGACCTAGGCTACTCAAAACTAGTTGGCGTTTTCCACACAGAATATGGAGCACTCAACAGAG TTTCAgctactttaattttcttctctgcaTCAGCCAAATATTCAGTG TTCATGTTCTTTGGTGGAACGCGAATGCGGATAGCCGAGCAGCTGGGAGACACCAGTCTCATGAGGATCCCAGAGTTGTGGCAGCTG ttcggGAAAGTGTCAATTACCTAG
- the LOC103005819 gene encoding protein NipSnap homolog 3A isoform X4 → MNEFLENIKKNIHLQTAHSELVGSWSIEFGGRIDKVFHIWKYDNFAQQTEVRKALANDKEWREQLLIPILGLTDKQESEITYLVPWCKLEKPPKDGVYELVTFQMKPGGPALWGDAFRRAINAHVDLGYSKLVGVFHTEYGALNRVHVLWWNANADSRAAGRHQSHEDPRVVAAVRESVNYLVSQQNMLLIPTSYPPLE, encoded by the exons ATGAATGAGTTTctggaaaatattaagaaaaacataCATCTTCAGACAGCTCACTCTGAATTGGTTGGATCCTGGAGTATAGAATTTGGAGGCAGGATTGATAAAGTGTTTCATATTTGGAAGTATG ACAATTTTGCTCAGCAAACTGAAGTTCGGAAAGCCTTGGCCAATGATAAGGAATGGCGAGAACAATTACTCATTCCAATTTTGGGTCTTACTGATAAACAAGAGAGTGAAATTACTTATCTGGTGCCATggtgcaaattagaaaaacctcCCAAAGACG GAGTCTACGAGCTGGTAACTTTTCAGATGAAACCTGGTGGGCCAGCTCTGTGGGGTGACGCATTTAGAAGAGCAATTAATGCCCATGTCGACCTAGGCTACTCAAAACTAGTTGGCGTTTTCCACACAGAATATGGAGCACTCAACAGAG TTCATGTTCTTTGGTGGAACGCGAATGCGGATAGCCGAGCAGCTGGGAGACACCAGTCTCATGAGGATCCCAGAGTTGTGGCAGCTG ttcggGAAAGTGTCAATTACCTAGTGTCTCAGCAAAATATGCTTCTGATTCCTACATCATATCCACCACTGGAATAG